One window from the genome of Streptomyces sp. NBC_00287 encodes:
- the truA gene encoding tRNA pseudouridine(38-40) synthase TruA: MSDEVLAGFVRIRLDLSYDGSGFSGWAKQAGGQRTVQAEVEGALRTVTRSSETYDLTVAGRTDAGVHARGQVAHVDLPLELWGEHREKLLKRLAGRLPKDVRVWALTEAPEGFNARFAALWRRYVYRVCDRPGGVDPLLRSHVLWHDWELDAAVMDAAAKSLVGEHDFAAYAKKRVGASTVREIFDFGVRRTADGVVEIEVRADAFCHNQVRSMVGALLFVGDGHRGVEWPRKVLDARVRDSAVHVVRPYGLTLEEVAYPAADQLAERQRQARRVRGQVH; this comes from the coding sequence GTGAGTGACGAAGTGCTGGCCGGGTTCGTGAGGATTCGGCTTGATCTGTCCTACGACGGTTCCGGCTTCTCCGGGTGGGCCAAGCAGGCCGGGGGGCAGCGGACCGTGCAGGCGGAGGTCGAGGGTGCGTTGCGGACCGTTACGCGGTCTTCGGAGACGTACGACCTCACCGTCGCCGGGCGGACCGATGCCGGGGTGCATGCTCGGGGGCAGGTCGCGCATGTTGATCTGCCTTTGGAGTTGTGGGGCGAGCATCGGGAGAAGCTGCTCAAGCGGCTTGCCGGGCGGCTGCCCAAGGACGTGCGGGTATGGGCGCTCACCGAGGCTCCGGAAGGGTTCAACGCGCGGTTCGCGGCTCTTTGGCGGCGCTATGTCTACCGGGTCTGCGACCGGCCTGGTGGCGTGGATCCGCTGTTGCGCAGTCATGTGCTGTGGCATGACTGGGAGTTGGACGCCGCCGTGATGGACGCCGCCGCCAAGTCCCTTGTCGGGGAGCATGACTTCGCCGCTTATGCGAAGAAGCGCGTGGGGGCTTCGACGGTGCGCGAGATCTTCGACTTCGGGGTGCGCCGTACCGCTGACGGGGTGGTGGAGATCGAGGTCCGGGCCGATGCCTTCTGCCACAACCAAGTGCGGTCCATGGTGGGCGCGTTGCTGTTCGTGGGGGACGGGCACCGCGGGGTGGAGTGGCCGCGGAAGGTGCTCGACGCGCGGGTGCGCGACAGTGCCGTCCATGTCGTACGGCCGTACGGGCTGACTCTGGAAGAGGTCGCCTACCCGGCCGCCGACCAGCTCGCTGAGCGGCAGCGGCAGGCGCGGCGGGTGCGGGGGCAGGTGCACTGA
- a CDS encoding polysaccharide deacetylase family protein translates to MGRRSALRAMGLGGLVTVGGIGALATADAAPAEGLGVPPYAPTGRRPRYRRATWSQQFQSGHGWTAGGAGTASSDPADTAVFTRGASSVRVTTAGTGVQSYVRKTGMTAMDLSGKMIRLIFRVTDATHLSRVVFYLGSSGLKNAFSWKVHNHAKTGANYVQSGEWVTVHLQWADVTSASGTYTLSAQGEPSVRTGFTDMSFAVYDDAAAPVTYHLQTVELVPDTESVFSKGVVSITFDDSHKSVHDLARPVMDPFGMPGTLYNIADVIGTGSFVNLAQMRSLQDSSGWEMAGHSYANATHTASYPKLTAQQVDADFAKLREWLVGNGFTSEHFAYPHGAFQNTTDGVPVDLLAARHFTTARSIISETIESYAPAMPYRLKALTGITDGTGIGGTALSKVVGAGGALDRCARSGSWLILCLHKIVAGTPAASTEISQAGLRTLMTEIQKREIEVLTVQEAMAYYN, encoded by the coding sequence GTGGGCAGACGCTCGGCATTGCGGGCCATGGGGCTCGGGGGTCTGGTCACGGTCGGCGGGATAGGGGCGCTGGCCACCGCGGACGCCGCGCCGGCCGAGGGCCTGGGGGTGCCGCCGTACGCGCCGACCGGTCGGCGGCCGCGTTATCGCCGGGCGACCTGGAGCCAGCAGTTCCAGTCGGGGCACGGCTGGACGGCGGGCGGCGCGGGGACCGCCTCGTCGGACCCGGCCGACACCGCGGTCTTCACCCGGGGCGCCTCCTCGGTCCGTGTGACCACCGCGGGCACCGGTGTGCAGTCGTACGTCCGCAAGACCGGTATGACCGCCATGGATCTGAGCGGCAAGATGATCCGGCTCATCTTCCGGGTCACGGACGCCACCCATCTCAGCAGGGTTGTCTTCTACCTCGGCAGCTCCGGGCTGAAGAACGCCTTCAGCTGGAAGGTGCACAACCATGCGAAGACCGGGGCCAATTACGTGCAGTCCGGGGAGTGGGTGACGGTCCATCTGCAGTGGGCCGACGTCACCTCGGCGTCCGGGACGTACACGCTCTCCGCGCAGGGCGAGCCGTCCGTGCGGACGGGGTTCACCGATATGTCGTTCGCGGTCTACGACGACGCGGCGGCCCCGGTGACGTACCACCTGCAGACGGTCGAGCTGGTACCCGACACCGAGTCCGTCTTCTCCAAGGGCGTCGTGTCCATCACCTTCGACGACTCGCACAAGTCGGTCCACGATCTCGCCCGTCCGGTCATGGACCCCTTCGGCATGCCGGGGACGCTCTACAACATCGCCGATGTGATCGGCACCGGCTCTTTTGTGAACCTCGCGCAGATGCGCTCCCTGCAGGACTCCTCCGGCTGGGAGATGGCCGGGCACTCCTATGCCAACGCGACGCACACGGCGAGTTATCCCAAGCTCACCGCTCAGCAGGTCGACGCGGATTTCGCAAAGCTGCGGGAATGGCTCGTCGGCAATGGATTCACCAGCGAGCACTTCGCCTATCCGCACGGCGCATTTCAGAACACCACCGACGGAGTGCCCGTCGATCTGCTCGCCGCGCGTCACTTCACCACGGCCCGCTCGATCATTTCCGAGACCATCGAGAGCTACGCCCCGGCGATGCCGTATCGCCTCAAGGCACTGACCGGCATCACCGACGGGACGGGTATCGGGGGCACCGCGCTGAGCAAGGTGGTCGGCGCGGGTGGGGCGCTGGACCGCTGTGCCCGTAGCGGCAGTTGGCTGATCCTGTGTCTCCACAAGATCGTCGCCGGTACGCCGGCGGCGAGCACCGAGATCAGCCAGGCCGGTCTCCGTACGCTGATGACGGAGATCCAGAAGCGGGAGATCGAGGTGCTCACCGTCCAGGAGGCGATGGCGTACTACAACTGA
- a CDS encoding nucleotide sugar dehydrogenase, translating into MNRNSTVDLVIIGLGYVGLPLARAASASGLKVVGLDRSQSVVQGLTSGSSHVDDISDADVRSMLDQGFRAVSSPEVIADAAAVVICVPTPLTEHGAPNLGAVDSAVADIAAHLKPGTLVVLESTTYPGTTDEVVRPRLEAGGLKAGVDFYLAFSPERIDPGNPTYGLENTPKVVGGTTPDCTKAARALYERFVGSVVEAKGTREAEMAKLLENTYRHVNIALVNEMAMFCREIGVDLWDAIRCASSKPFGFAPFYPGPGVGGHCIPIDPNYLSYKVRSLGIPFRFVELAQEINQRMPAHVVSRAADLLNEQGKPIRGTRVLLLGVTYKPDISDQRESPAVDVAELLLERGADLAYYDPRVEDWTVEGTSVPRVEDYLAGAAEADLTILLQHHSELDLDALADRARLLFDTRGKSADHPQVVKL; encoded by the coding sequence GTGAACCGAAACTCCACTGTCGATCTCGTGATCATCGGGCTCGGCTACGTCGGGCTGCCGCTTGCCCGGGCAGCAAGCGCTTCCGGTCTGAAGGTCGTGGGCCTCGACCGCAGCCAGTCGGTGGTGCAGGGGCTGACCTCCGGGTCCTCCCACGTCGACGACATCAGCGACGCCGATGTGCGCTCCATGCTCGACCAGGGTTTCCGCGCGGTCTCCTCACCCGAGGTCATCGCGGACGCGGCCGCGGTCGTCATCTGTGTGCCCACCCCGCTGACCGAGCACGGCGCGCCCAACCTCGGCGCGGTGGACTCCGCGGTCGCGGACATCGCCGCCCACCTCAAGCCGGGCACCCTGGTCGTCCTGGAGTCCACGACGTACCCGGGCACCACCGACGAGGTCGTCCGTCCGCGTCTGGAGGCCGGCGGCCTCAAGGCGGGCGTCGATTTCTACCTCGCCTTCTCCCCCGAGCGCATCGACCCGGGGAACCCGACCTACGGCCTGGAGAACACGCCCAAGGTCGTCGGCGGCACCACCCCGGACTGCACCAAGGCGGCCCGCGCGCTGTACGAGCGCTTCGTGGGCAGCGTGGTGGAGGCCAAGGGCACGCGTGAAGCCGAGATGGCCAAGCTGTTGGAGAACACCTACCGGCACGTGAACATCGCGCTCGTCAATGAGATGGCGATGTTCTGCCGCGAGATCGGCGTCGATCTCTGGGACGCCATCCGCTGCGCCTCCAGCAAGCCTTTTGGCTTCGCGCCCTTCTACCCGGGCCCCGGCGTCGGCGGTCACTGCATCCCGATCGACCCCAACTACCTCTCTTACAAGGTGCGTTCGCTCGGGATACCGTTCCGGTTCGTGGAACTGGCCCAGGAGATCAACCAGCGGATGCCCGCCCATGTCGTCTCACGCGCCGCGGACCTGCTCAACGAGCAGGGCAAGCCGATCCGCGGCACGCGTGTCCTGCTGCTCGGCGTCACCTACAAGCCGGACATCTCCGACCAGCGGGAGAGCCCCGCGGTGGACGTGGCCGAGCTGCTGCTGGAGCGCGGCGCCGACCTCGCCTACTACGACCCCCGCGTCGAGGACTGGACCGTCGAGGGCACCTCGGTGCCCCGCGTCGAGGACTACCTCGCCGGTGCGGCCGAAGCCGACCTGACCATCCTTCTTCAGCACCACAGCGAGCTCGACCTGGACGCGCTGGCCGACCGTGCCCGTCTGCTCTTCGACACGCGCGGCAAGTCGGCCGACCATCCCCAGGTGGTCAAGCTGTGA
- a CDS encoding cellulose binding domain-containing protein gives MASRRQPKRRSGIARAFKVLLVVAVLAGGVLAAKPVWNHFNPEEPELTIRYRTETSAESDAVRPWLEVFNTSEKPVPLSDVALRYYFTADGDASYGFNCVEAAVGCSNLTGAVVAMDAPHEGADHYLELGFTEKAGVLEPGANSEGLELQLYRTDHKPVNQDGDWSYDASKKTYQNSDRIPAYKRGALVWGEEPGGKGAEASAKPVSEAVPELPEGGFFDDFNYRGPKDTALFKHGWLVRTSEGGPGIENTWTAKGVTFPGEEEALGGQVLNLRASTDGTKAGTKQAALGTKEAKFRTGTYAARIHFTDKPTSGENGDHINQTFFTIGGSGSKYAELDNEYMPNGGWGAPGPKLDTTTWRNADEGDRVTSKTEKSIAGWHTMVITVEKDAVTYSLDGKTLYRSGADYAPRADMAINFNTWFVDLPFTGDRAWDMKVDWIYHQAGEKLTAEEAEEAAKEFQGNGVGWFDTLPAS, from the coding sequence GTGGCGTCCCGCCGTCAGCCCAAGCGTCGCAGTGGCATAGCCCGCGCTTTCAAGGTCCTGCTCGTGGTGGCCGTCCTCGCCGGCGGCGTCCTGGCCGCCAAGCCGGTATGGAACCACTTCAACCCGGAGGAGCCCGAGCTCACGATCCGCTACCGGACGGAGACCTCGGCCGAGTCCGACGCCGTCCGGCCGTGGCTCGAGGTCTTCAACACCTCCGAGAAGCCGGTGCCGCTCAGCGATGTCGCCCTGCGCTACTACTTCACCGCCGACGGGGACGCGTCGTACGGCTTCAACTGTGTGGAAGCGGCGGTCGGTTGCTCGAATCTGACCGGTGCCGTGGTCGCCATGGACGCGCCGCACGAGGGCGCCGACCACTACCTGGAGCTCGGGTTCACCGAGAAGGCGGGCGTGCTCGAGCCCGGCGCGAACAGCGAGGGCCTGGAGCTCCAGCTCTACCGGACCGACCACAAGCCGGTGAACCAGGACGGCGACTGGTCCTACGACGCCTCGAAGAAGACGTACCAGAACTCCGACCGGATCCCCGCCTACAAGCGCGGCGCCCTGGTGTGGGGCGAGGAGCCCGGCGGCAAGGGCGCCGAGGCCTCGGCGAAGCCCGTGTCCGAGGCCGTGCCCGAGCTGCCCGAGGGCGGGTTCTTCGACGACTTCAACTACCGGGGCCCGAAGGACACCGCGCTGTTCAAGCACGGCTGGCTGGTGCGCACCAGCGAGGGCGGCCCCGGCATCGAGAACACCTGGACCGCGAAGGGCGTCACCTTCCCGGGCGAGGAGGAGGCACTCGGCGGCCAGGTCCTCAACCTGCGCGCCTCGACGGACGGCACGAAGGCCGGTACGAAGCAGGCCGCGCTCGGCACCAAGGAGGCGAAGTTCCGCACCGGCACCTACGCGGCGCGGATCCACTTCACCGACAAGCCGACCAGCGGCGAGAACGGCGACCACATCAACCAGACGTTCTTCACCATCGGCGGCTCGGGCAGCAAGTACGCCGAACTCGACAACGAGTACATGCCGAACGGCGGTTGGGGCGCGCCCGGACCGAAGCTGGACACCACCACCTGGCGCAACGCCGACGAGGGCGACCGCGTCACCAGCAAGACCGAGAAGAGCATCGCCGGCTGGCACACCATGGTGATCACGGTCGAGAAGGACGCCGTCACCTACAGCCTCGACGGCAAGACCCTCTACCGCAGCGGCGCCGACTACGCCCCGCGCGCCGACATGGCGATCAACTTCAACACCTGGTTCGTGGACCTGCCGTTCACCGGCGACCGGGCCTGGGACATGAAGGTGGACTGGATCTACCACCAGGCCGGCGAGAAGCTCACCGCCGAGGAGGCCGAGGAGGCCGCCAAGGAGTTCCAGGGCAACGGCGTCGGCTGGTTCGACACGCTGCCCGCGTCCTGA
- the rplQ gene encoding 50S ribosomal protein L17: protein MPKPTKGARMGGSAAHEKLLLANLAKALFEHGRITTTEAKARKLRPYAERLVTKAKKGDLHNRRQVLQVITDKSIVHTLFTEIGPRYENRPGGYTRITKIGNRRGDNAPMAVIELVEALTVAQEATGEAEAATKRAAKDAEVEPKVDVTKADEAEETPAEESKDA, encoded by the coding sequence ATGCCGAAGCCCACCAAGGGTGCCCGTATGGGCGGCAGCGCCGCGCACGAGAAGCTGCTCCTCGCGAACCTCGCGAAGGCGCTCTTCGAGCACGGTCGTATCACCACCACCGAGGCGAAGGCGCGCAAGCTGCGTCCGTACGCCGAGCGTCTGGTCACCAAGGCGAAGAAGGGCGACCTTCACAACCGCCGTCAGGTGCTCCAGGTGATCACGGACAAGAGCATCGTCCACACGCTCTTCACCGAGATCGGCCCGCGCTACGAGAACCGTCCGGGTGGCTACACCCGTATCACCAAGATCGGTAACCGCCGTGGCGACAACGCGCCCATGGCTGTCATCGAGCTGGTCGAGGCGCTGACGGTTGCGCAGGAGGCTACGGGCGAGGCCGAGGCCGCCACCAAGCGCGCCGCCAAGGACGCCGAGGTTGAGCCCAAGGTTGACGTCACCAAGGCCGATGAGGCCGAGGAGACGCCTGCCGAGGAGTCCAAGGACGCGTAA
- a CDS encoding glycosyltransferase, producing MTDTYIPGAVDTDGRRRHKRRRHLKVSYFFFLAIAAVIVTKLDPESLHYYSFGALGLLALKMFGALFYRPAKADREELMLLDNSWVTAVIPIYNEDPVMFEQGMRSLLAQSRLPNEIHIIDDASADNSGIKAAKKMRREFEAQGVKYTVSVQPENKGKREALALGFEAAPYTDLFLCVDSDTILSRDTVRELLLPMADPKIMASTGMVLALNHDSNIFTRLQDLRYGNSFLFERAAYSRLKSVLCCCGALSVYRGTLVRKYLPDFLNQQFLGKPAVFGDDRRMTNYCLMEGQVVFQETAVGYTAVPEKLPHFLRQQVRWNKSFFRESLWAFKNQKKFRPAFWLTCMELALWLVFGSAMFYSMVILPIMQPERFVNHIGDYLVFMVLMGYLRNVRYLDFPRRGMGFIRRFGMFLLAPLYGVIQLLLLTPLRFYALVTLHKGSWGTRQGGVEVSVAGDHEQDVSAVYEEEDEYSSQQVSSTIEMMRLEGIALARTAPHASPRNPNGMAQAYTGHTQGELHDMGRNAPQQQVAWNGVTQVQPIPPQGYGAQQQFQQPQHQQQPYGGQQQGPYQQQHVQGYDQWQGQQQGQQPHQGHGQQPYIPQQPHGPYPQQPQQQQHWTPENQNQPYAPEHQDDGWFGDRR from the coding sequence GTGACCGACACCTACATACCGGGGGCCGTCGACACCGACGGCCGCCGCCGTCACAAGCGCCGACGGCATCTGAAGGTCTCGTACTTCTTCTTCCTCGCCATCGCCGCCGTCATCGTTACCAAGCTCGACCCGGAGTCGCTCCACTACTACTCGTTCGGCGCGCTCGGGCTGCTCGCCCTCAAGATGTTCGGTGCACTCTTCTACCGGCCCGCCAAGGCGGACCGCGAGGAGCTGATGCTGCTGGACAACTCCTGGGTCACCGCGGTCATCCCGATCTACAACGAGGACCCAGTGATGTTCGAGCAGGGCATGCGCAGCCTTCTCGCGCAGAGCCGGCTCCCCAACGAGATCCACATCATCGACGACGCCAGCGCCGACAACTCCGGCATCAAGGCGGCGAAGAAGATGCGCCGCGAGTTCGAGGCGCAGGGCGTGAAGTACACGGTCAGCGTGCAGCCCGAGAACAAGGGCAAGCGCGAGGCCCTCGCCCTCGGCTTCGAGGCGGCGCCTTACACCGACCTGTTCCTGTGCGTGGACTCGGACACGATCCTGTCCCGGGACACCGTCCGTGAGCTGCTGCTGCCCATGGCCGACCCGAAGATCATGGCCTCCACGGGCATGGTCCTCGCGCTCAACCACGACAGCAACATCTTCACGCGCCTGCAGGACCTCCGGTACGGCAACTCGTTCCTGTTCGAGCGGGCCGCGTACTCCCGGCTGAAGTCGGTGCTCTGCTGCTGCGGCGCGCTCTCGGTGTACCGCGGCACGCTGGTGCGCAAGTACCTGCCGGACTTCCTCAACCAGCAGTTCCTCGGCAAGCCGGCCGTCTTCGGCGACGACCGGCGCATGACGAACTACTGCCTGATGGAGGGCCAGGTCGTCTTCCAGGAGACGGCCGTCGGCTACACCGCCGTCCCCGAGAAGCTGCCGCACTTCCTGCGCCAGCAGGTCCGCTGGAACAAGTCCTTCTTCCGCGAGTCCCTGTGGGCCTTCAAGAACCAGAAGAAGTTCCGGCCCGCGTTCTGGCTGACCTGCATGGAACTGGCGCTGTGGCTGGTCTTCGGCTCGGCGATGTTCTACTCCATGGTCATCCTGCCGATCATGCAGCCGGAGCGGTTCGTCAACCACATCGGCGACTACCTGGTCTTCATGGTCCTCATGGGGTACCTGCGCAACGTCCGGTACCTGGACTTCCCCCGCCGCGGCATGGGCTTCATCAGACGCTTCGGCATGTTCCTGCTGGCCCCGCTGTACGGCGTCATCCAGCTGCTCCTGCTGACCCCGCTGCGCTTCTACGCGCTGGTCACCCTGCACAAGGGCAGCTGGGGCACCCGTCAGGGCGGCGTCGAGGTCTCCGTCGCCGGTGACCACGAGCAGGATGTCTCCGCGGTCTACGAGGAAGAGGACGAGTACTCGTCCCAGCAGGTCTCCTCCACGATCGAGATGATGCGCCTGGAGGGCATCGCCCTCGCGCGTACCGCCCCGCACGCCTCCCCGCGCAACCCCAACGGCATGGCCCAGGCCTACACCGGCCACACCCAGGGCGAGTTGCACGACATGGGCCGCAACGCGCCCCAGCAGCAGGTGGCGTGGAACGGCGTGACGCAGGTGCAGCCGATACCGCCGCAGGGCTACGGCGCGCAGCAGCAGTTCCAGCAGCCGCAGCACCAGCAGCAGCCGTACGGCGGCCAGCAGCAGGGCCCGTACCAGCAGCAGCACGTGCAGGGTTACGACCAGTGGCAGGGCCAGCAGCAGGGCCAGCAGCCCCACCAGGGCCACGGCCAGCAGCCGTACATCCCGCAGCAGCCGCACGGTCCGTACCCCCAGCAGCCGCAACAGCAGCAGCACTGGACCCCGGAGAACCAGAACCAGCCGTACGCCCCGGAGCACCAGGACGACGGCTGGTTCGGTGACCGCCGGTAG